One Xenopus tropicalis strain Nigerian chromosome 8, UCB_Xtro_10.0, whole genome shotgun sequence genomic window carries:
- the ccdc88c gene encoding protein Daple isoform X3: MDITISQLMDQFLDSPLVTWVKTFGPCGNENESKLDIYMELVDGVFLNKIMVQIDPRPSNQRVNKHVNNEVNLRVQNLTILVRHIKAYYQEVLQQLIVMNLPNVFLISKDPLTGKSMEELKKLLLLMLGCAVQCDRKEEYIERIKQLDIETQAGIVSHIQEVTHNQENVFDLQWLELPDMAPEELDSLSRNMALHLKRLIDERDECKEVIVDLTQERDYLQFQNPPSPLKSSSPDTSTNMVSHLATENKKHLAVELAESKAKLRRIRQELEEKSELLLDTKHEVDRLNLELQKIKQENFQLAAEARTARTYRDEIDSLKEKASRVDRLENDLARCKEKLHDVDFYKARMDELREDNMILIETKSMLEEQLAAARTRTDKLHELEKENLQLKSKIHDLELDRYSDKNRIEELLEENMVLEIAQKQSMNESAQLGWELEQLSRSTDLSDVRKSFVFELNETASSKILKLEKENQSLQNIIQELREASLILEEGNLKGQELEKENQQLNKVIENLNKQIERENQSSSDLESLSEDLLKEKDLLSQAVENIKSEKERQIKELEQENKHLSQTLEAVRQRSQVSTEARVKDIEMENKILHETIKDTSSKLNELEYEKKQLQKAFDQAKEQVEKVDKMENEVHRLEKQNEILTKKVTSITIVEEKMQALEKENGVLEEENIVLKKSLDTLQNVTIRLEVLENENKQLDEENFELRRAVEAMRFSCTKITQIERENNELLKEKEELQKNVELLKALGKKSERLEVSYQGLSDENWRLQQMLDNGNKKIDDLQKELQDTEKENKDLQKTLEELKICNKRLERMEEENKAKDQEMAQVEKDNKTLQKESKRLWQQVELKDAILDDNTVKLADLEKEKRTLEKEVSKLRDLSTKTRDLERENKDLLQQMTVDKRTLATLREDLVLEKLKTQQMSSELEKLSLELEKIGLNKELMLQDENSNAEKKYKLLESKIESTLKSTLAVKENKILDLEMKIEETSSLNQQLQNELNSIKKDNIASKQNLKGAAQNSYTQLNNKPECNSQINGQRETIVELLKFKDRTIELERNNAALQAEKQLFREQLHHLESQNLNLSNQMGTLQKQVTFLQEHNTALQTQTANLQVENATATSQVASLKSQISQLQNQLSARESENEILQQKKEHLRVTHESLLQDHEQLGSLHEHQSSEYEGLISQHSSLKSQYKSLEQAHHSLEESYTTLMKHKEELENLDAILKKEQEVLQQERRKNFAAMEENQKLKTDLERLNFLHGELQTEYSSLHKHTKEVKTSLNNAQMELNRWQARFDELKEQHQTMDISLTKLDNHCELLTRLKSNLEEENHHLLSQIQMLSQQNQMLLEQSMETKEQYHEEQKQYIDKLHDLRRQKEKLEEKIMDQYKFYDPTPKKKSHWSGAKAFAKLIKPKKEPSRESVKSPTDVHSQPMDNAEMVASPSSMRPLRFQQENLDSSSLGSDEKGSPKVLSSKVLVEVAQRQNRMSYRGGSIEQTDGLEHLSRSRRMESGSRASSTTAIHLTAPAHNAKALHLPRTKGCNSDDNLSDQLQEAESHTGSSRVPWTSSLEGSRSASQSSSPLTLKGRPESLSSEDMIPTKEIATLPSNLYRPNAVMPGATKSRESPVNRNSLNLYDYPEKKIPARIQTRPRAGSPGSEMVTLEEFLEESSRHSPPSDTVTNRDDMLGDFFKKAVDPPDIQSPLSQLGYKNSAQMPTSFVSPTVKITGDTTEGRLSKPGQYVKPNPRQLDTPLNATGSLRHQSNVYSSSSQTPEPQGLPNHGAMDSRGNSLSRAFSLASADLLKENGPEMGRQEKSDVESPLGKDFSSHMIRSSTPLGSQSSLREKQQPGRMQHILRGDDPRCRSLDSRRLSLALPKEETTPQPAPSASGLQQQYTLGYGAIKGKPKHLSRSGEVALVSPVRPISSIPELEATPGLVSAGPGKSQSTLPNCSPTPVNEEEPTKSGTLKSTPVSPDPSVDPQTVWYEYGCV; this comes from the exons GAGGTTCTCCAGCAACTTATTGTGATGAATTTACCAAATGTTTTCTTAATCAGCAAGGATCCCCTCACTG GTAAAAGCATGGAGGAACTGAAAAAACTTTTGCTCCTGATGTTGGGTTGTGCTGTGCAG TGTGATAGAAAAGAGGAATACATTGAAAGGATCAAGCAGCTGGATATTGAGACTCAAGCAGGAATAGTATCTCACATTCAGGAG GTAACCCATAATCAGGAGAATGTTTTTGACCTTCAGTGGTTAGAACTTCCTGACATGGCACCAGAAGAACTGGATTCACTCTCCAGGAACATGGCCTTGCACCTTAAGAGACTTATTGATGAGAGAGATGAATGCAAAGAG GTAATTGTGGATCTGACGCAGGAAAGGGATTATTTGCAGTTCCAAAATCCTCCAAGTCCTTTGAAGTCTTCAAGTCCTGATACTTCGACCAATATGGTCAGTCATCTGGCCACTGAGAACAAGAAACACCTGGCGGTGGAACTTGCTGAGAGCAAAGCAAAGCTCCGTAGGATACGTCAAGAGCT GGAAGAAAAATCTGAGTTGTTGTTGGATACAAAGCATGAAGTTGACAGACTCAACCTAGAGCTACAGAAGATTAAGCAGGAG AACTTCCAACTTGCTGCTGAAGCACGGACAGCCCGCACCTACAGAGATGAAATAGATTCCTTGAAGGAAAAAGCCAGCAGAGTGGACCGTTTGGAGAATGACTTAGCTCGGTGCAAAGAAAAGCTGCATGATGTAGATTTCTACAAGGCTCGAATGGAT GAACTGAGGGAAGACAATATGATTCTCATTGAGACAAAATCCATGTTAGAGGAACAGCTGGCTGCTGCACGAACACGGACAGACAAACTCCACGAGCTTGAAAAAGAAAATTTACAGCTTAAGTCAAAAATTCATGACCTTGAACTG GATCGTTACTCAGACAAGAACAGGATTGAGGAGTTGCTGGAAGAGAATATGGTACTGGAGATAGCTCAGAAGCAGAGCATGAATGAGTCAGCTCAGTTGGGCTGGGAACTGGAGCAGCTGTCCAGGAGCACTGACCTGTCTGATG TGAGAAAGTCATTTGTGTTTGAGTTAAATGAAACGGCATCCAGCAAGATATTGAAGCTAGAAAAGGAAAATCAGAGCCTTCAGAACATTATTCAGGAACTAAGAGAGGCCTCACTCATTCTGGAGGAGGGCAACCTTAAGGGGCAGGAGTTGGAGAAGGAAAATCAGCAGCTCAACAAAGTG ATTGAAAACTTGAATAAGCAAATTGAGAGGGAAAACCAGAGCAGCTCGGATCTGGAGAGTCTAAGTGAAGATCTTCTCAAAGAAAAAGACCTGCTTTCTCAAGCAGTAGAGAATATAAAATCTGAAAAGGAAAGACAG ATTAAAGAGTTGGAGCAGGAAAATAAGCACCTCAGTCAGACACTGGAAGCGGTTCGGCAAAGGTCTCAGGTTAGCACTGAAGCAAGAGTTAAAGATATTGAGATGGAAAACAAAATCCTTCATGAGACTATTAAAGACACAAGTAGCAAATTGAATGAGTTGGAATATGAAAAGAAACAGCTACAGAAAGCCTTTGATCAAGCCAAGGAACAAGTGGAGAAAGTGGACAAAATGGAGAATGAGGTACATAGACTAGAAAAACAGAATGAAATATTAACTAAGAAAGTGACCTCCATAACGATTGTAGAAGAAAAGATGCAAGCCCTAGAAAAAGAAAATGGGGTTTTAGAAGAGGAGAACATAGTGTTGAAGAAGTCTTTGGACACATTGCAGAATGTTACAATAAGGTTGGAAGTACTGGAAAATGAGAACAAGCAACTGGATGAAGAAAACTTTGAACTGAGGAGAGCAGTTGAAGCCATGAGGTTCTCCtgtacaaaaattacacaaattgaGAGAGAAAATAATGAGCTTCTAAAGGAAAAAGAGGAGCTGCAAAAGAACGTTGAGCTTTTGAAGGCCCTTGGGAAGAAGTCAGAGCGCCTGGAAGTCAGCTATCAGGGCCTAAGTgatgaaaactggaggctgcagcAAATGCTGGACAATGGAAATAAAAAGATTGATGATCTACAGAAAGAGTTGCAGGACACTGAGAAGGAGAATAAAGATCTTCAAAAAACCTTGGAGGAACTGAAGATTTGTAACAAGAGGCTGGAGAGAATGGAGGaagaaaacaaagcaaaagaCCAAGAAATGGCCCAGGTGGAGAAagataataaaacattacagaaAGAGTCAAAGAGGCTGTGGCAGCaggtggagctgaaggatgctatcCTGGATGACAACACTGTGAAGCTAGCAGATTTAGAGAAAGAAAAGCGCACACTAGAAAAGGAGGTATCCAAGCTGAGAGACTTATCGACTAAAACACGAGATCTAGAGAGGGAGAACAAGGATCTTCTACAACAAATGACTGTTGACAAAAGAACACTAGCTACATTAAGAGAG GATCTGGTCCTGGAAAAATTAAAAACCCAGCAAATGTCTAGTGAGTTGGAAAAGCTGAGCCTTGAATTGGAAAAAATTGGCCTAAATAAGGAATTGATGTTGCAAGATGAGAACAGCAATGCTGAAAA AAAATACAAACTATTGGAGAGCAAGATTGAATCAACACTAAAGTCAACACTAGCAGTGAAAGAAAACAAGATATTGGACTTGGAAATGAAGATAGAAGAGACAAGCAGTCTGAATCAGCAGCTGCAGAATGAACTAAATTCG ATTAAGAAAGATAATATAGCATCCAAGCAAAACCTCAAGGGAGCTGCTCAGAATTCCTATACACAGCTCAACAATAAACCAGAATGCAACAGCCAGATAAATGGGCAACGAGAGACCATTGTGGAACTGCTTAAGTTTAAGGACCGAACTATTGAGCTGGAAAGAAAT AATGCAGCCCTTCAAGCAGAGAAGCAGCTGTTCAGAGAGCAGCTTCATCATCTGGAATCTCAGAATCTTAACCTCAGCAATCAGATGGGGACTTTACAGAAACAGGTCACCTTTCTTCAGGAACACAACACTGCTCTGCAGACCCAGACAGCCAATCTACAG GTTGAGAATGCCACTGCCACATCTCAGGTTGCCTCTTTGAAGTCCCAGATCTCTCAGCTTCAAAACCAGCTTTCTGCTCGGGAAAGTGAGAATGAAATTCTCCAGCAGAAGAAAGAGCACTTAAGGGTTACACATGAATCACTGCTTCAGGACCATGAGCAACTGGGCTCCCTTCATGAACACCAGTCATCAGAGTATGAAGGGCTGATCAGCCAGCACAGTTCCTTGAAAAGCCAGTACAAGAGCCTGGAGCAGGCACATCACAGCCTGGAAGAAAG ctacacTACACTAATGAAGCACAAAGAAGAGCTGGAGAACTTAGATGCCATTTTAAAGAAAGAGCAGGAAGTTCTGCAACAGGAAAGGCGGAAGAACTTTGCTGCTATGGAAGAAAATCAGAAACTTAAGACAGATCTGGAAAG GTTGAATTTCCTGCACGGAGAACTGCAGACAGAATACAGCAGCCTTCACAAGCACACTAAGGAGGTAAAAACCTCCCTGAACAATGCTCAGATGGAGTTAAATCGCTGGCAGGCACGCTTTGATGAACTAAAAGAGCAGCATCAGACCATGGATATTTCCCTCACCAAACTTGATAACCACTGTGAG CTTCTCACCCGTCTGAAAAGCAATCTGGAGGAGGAAAACCATCATCTTCTGAGCCAAATTCAAATGCTCAGCCAGCAGAACCAGATGCTCCTGGAGCAGAGCATGGAGACCAAGGAGCAATACCATGAGGAACAAAAGCAATACAT AGATAAATTACATGACTTAAGAAGGCAAAAGGAGAAGCTGGAAGAAAAGATAATGGATCAATATAAATTTTATGATCCAACTCCAAAAAA GAAAAGCCACTGGTCAGGAGCCAAAGCATTTGCAAAGCTGATTAAACCAAAGAAGGAGCCCTCCAGGGAAAGTGTAAAATCTCCCACAGATGTTCATAGTCAGCCGATGGATAACGCAGAAATGGTGGCATCACCATCATCCATGAGACCGCTCCGGTTCCAGCAGGAAAATCTAGATAGTTCCTCACTTGGCTCTGATGAAAAAGGCAGCCCCAAGGTTTTGTCTAGTAAAG TACTTGTAGAGGTTGCTCAGAGGCAGAACAGGATGTCCTACCGTGGAGGCAGCATTGAGCAGACAGATGGCTTGGAACACCTCTCTCGCTCAAGAAGAATGGAGTCAGGATCCAGGGCTTCCTCTACAACTGCAATCCACCTTACTGCCCCTGCACATAATGCTAAAGCCCTGCATTTACCGAGAACTAAAG GCTGCAACTCTGATGATAACCTATCTGACCAGCTGCAAGAGGCTGAATCCCACACTGGAAGTTCCCGTG TGCCCTGGACCAGCAGTTTAGAAGGCAGCAGAAGTGCATCACAAAGCAGCTCGCCCCTAACTCTCAAAG GCAGGCCAGAGAGTTTGAGCAGCGAAGATATGATTCCCACCAAAGAAATTGCAACTTTACCTAGTAACTTGTACCGTCCAAATGCTGTTATGCCGGGAGCTACCAAAAGCAGAGAGTCTCCAGTCaacagaaacagccttaatttgTATGATTACCCAGAAAAAAAGATTCCTGCCCGTATCCAAACCAGGCCACGTGCTGGGTCCCCAGGCAGCGAAATGGTGACTTTGGAAGAGTTTCTTGAAGAGAGCAGCAGACATTCACCACCCAGT GACACTGTTACCAACAGGGATGATATGCTTGGTGACTTTTTTAAGAAGGCTGTAGACCCTCCTGATATCCAAAGCCCCCTATCTCAGCTCGGTTATAAGAATTCTGCACAGATGCCTACAAGTTTTGTGAGTCCCACAGTGAAGATAACTGGTGATACCACTGAAGGAAGGTTATCCAAGCCAGGCCAGTATGTGAAACCAAATCCCAGGCAGTTGGATACTCCACTAAATGCAACAGGTTCTCTCCGACATCAATCAAATGTTTATTCTTCTTCCAGCCAGACACCAGAGCCACAGGGGCTGCCAAATCATGGAGCAATGGACAGTAGGGGTAACTCACTGAGCAGAGCATTCAGTCTGGCTTCAGCAGACCTCCTTAAAGAAAATGGTCCTGAAATGGGCAGGCAAGAAAAGTCTGATGTTGAAAGCCCACTGGGAAAGGATTTTAGTAGCCACATGATACGATCCTCTACTCCTTTAGGGTCTCAGTCCTCCTTAAGAGAGAAGCAACAGCCTGGAAGAATGCAACACATTCTCCGTGGAGATGACCCCCGATGTCGTTCTTTGGATTCACGGCGCCTGTCTTTGGCACTTCCAAAGGAAGAAACTACGCCACAGCCTGCCCCATCTGCTAGTGGCCTACAGCAGCAATATACACTTGGCTATGGTGCCATCAAAGGAAAACCCAAACATCTGTCTCGATCTGGAGAGGTAGCGTTAGTATCACCGGTCCGACCCATATCCAGTATTCCAGAGCTGGAAGCTACTCCGGGATTGGTTTCTGCTGGACCTGGGAAATCTCAAAGCACATTGCCCAACTGCTCCCCTACACCAGTAAATGAAGAAGAGCCCACCAAATCTGGAACTCTAAAAAGTACCCCTGTATCACCTGACCCCA
- the ccdc88c gene encoding protein Daple isoform X4, with amino-acid sequence MDITISQLMDQFLDSPLVTWVKTFGPCGNENESKLDIYMELVDGVFLNKIMVQIDPRPSNQRVNKHVNNEVNLRVQNLTILVRHIKAYYQEVLQQLIVMNLPNVFLISKDPLTGKSMEELKKLLLLMLGCAVQCDRKEEYIERIKQLDIETQAGIVSHIQEVTHNQENVFDLQWLELPDMAPEELDSLSRNMALHLKRLIDERDECKEVIVDLTQERDYLQFQNPPSPLKSSSPDTSTNMVSHLATENKKHLAVELAESKAKLRRIRQELEEKSELLLDTKHEVDRLNLELQKIKQENFQLAAEARTARTYRDEIDSLKEKASRVDRLENDLARCKEKLHDVDFYKARMDELREDNMILIETKSMLEEQLAAARTRTDKLHELEKENLQLKSKIHDLELDRYSDKNRIEELLEENMVLEIAQKQSMNESAQLGWELEQLSRSTDLSDVRKSFVFELNETASSKILKLEKENQSLQNIIQELREASLILEEGNLKGQELEKENQQLNKVIENLNKQIERENQSSSDLESLSEDLLKEKDLLSQAVENIKSEKERQIKELEQENKHLSQTLEAVRQRSQVSTEARVKDIEMENKILHETIKDTSSKLNELEYEKKQLQKAFDQAKEQVEKVDKMENEVHRLEKQNEILTKKVTSITIVEEKMQALEKENGVLEEENIVLKKSLDTLQNVTIRLEVLENENKQLDEENFELRRAVEAMRFSCTKITQIERENNELLKEKEELQKNVELLKALGKKSERLEVSYQGLSDENWRLQQMLDNGNKKIDDLQKELQDTEKENKDLQKTLEELKICNKRLERMEEENKAKDQEMAQVEKDNKTLQKESKRLWQQVELKDAILDDNTVKLADLEKEKRTLEKEVSKLRDLSTKTRDLERENKDLLQQMTVDKRTLATLREDLVLEKLKTQQMSSELEKLSLELEKIGLNKELMLQDENSNAEKKYKLLESKIESTLKSTLAVKENKILDLEMKIEETSSLNQQLQNELNSIKKDNIASKQNLKGAAQNSYTQLNNKPECNSQINGQRETIVELLKFKDRTIELERNNAALQAEKQLFREQLHHLESQNLNLSNQMGTLQKQVTFLQEHNTALQTQTANLQVENATATSQVASLKSQISQLQNQLSARESENEILQQKKEHLRVTHESLLQDHEQLGSLHEHQSSEYEGLISQHSSLKSQYKSLEQAHHSLEESYTTLMKHKEELENLDAILKKEQEVLQQERRKNFAAMEENQKLKTDLERLNFLHGELQTEYSSLHKHTKEVKTSLNNAQMELNRWQARFDELKEQHQTMDISLTKLDNHCELLTRLKSNLEEENHHLLSQIQMLSQQNQMLLEQSMETKEQYHEEQKQYIDKLHDLRRQKEKLEEKIMDQYKFYDPTPKKKSHWSGAKAFAKLIKPKKEPSRESVKSPTDVHSQPMDNAEMVASPSSMRPLRFQQENLDSSSLGSDEKGSPKVLSSKATRIKFPFLKSRSQDKEKSVQSQRRLSKRLRFWSSFDIPSSHKDSVSLPEIRDF; translated from the exons GAGGTTCTCCAGCAACTTATTGTGATGAATTTACCAAATGTTTTCTTAATCAGCAAGGATCCCCTCACTG GTAAAAGCATGGAGGAACTGAAAAAACTTTTGCTCCTGATGTTGGGTTGTGCTGTGCAG TGTGATAGAAAAGAGGAATACATTGAAAGGATCAAGCAGCTGGATATTGAGACTCAAGCAGGAATAGTATCTCACATTCAGGAG GTAACCCATAATCAGGAGAATGTTTTTGACCTTCAGTGGTTAGAACTTCCTGACATGGCACCAGAAGAACTGGATTCACTCTCCAGGAACATGGCCTTGCACCTTAAGAGACTTATTGATGAGAGAGATGAATGCAAAGAG GTAATTGTGGATCTGACGCAGGAAAGGGATTATTTGCAGTTCCAAAATCCTCCAAGTCCTTTGAAGTCTTCAAGTCCTGATACTTCGACCAATATGGTCAGTCATCTGGCCACTGAGAACAAGAAACACCTGGCGGTGGAACTTGCTGAGAGCAAAGCAAAGCTCCGTAGGATACGTCAAGAGCT GGAAGAAAAATCTGAGTTGTTGTTGGATACAAAGCATGAAGTTGACAGACTCAACCTAGAGCTACAGAAGATTAAGCAGGAG AACTTCCAACTTGCTGCTGAAGCACGGACAGCCCGCACCTACAGAGATGAAATAGATTCCTTGAAGGAAAAAGCCAGCAGAGTGGACCGTTTGGAGAATGACTTAGCTCGGTGCAAAGAAAAGCTGCATGATGTAGATTTCTACAAGGCTCGAATGGAT GAACTGAGGGAAGACAATATGATTCTCATTGAGACAAAATCCATGTTAGAGGAACAGCTGGCTGCTGCACGAACACGGACAGACAAACTCCACGAGCTTGAAAAAGAAAATTTACAGCTTAAGTCAAAAATTCATGACCTTGAACTG GATCGTTACTCAGACAAGAACAGGATTGAGGAGTTGCTGGAAGAGAATATGGTACTGGAGATAGCTCAGAAGCAGAGCATGAATGAGTCAGCTCAGTTGGGCTGGGAACTGGAGCAGCTGTCCAGGAGCACTGACCTGTCTGATG TGAGAAAGTCATTTGTGTTTGAGTTAAATGAAACGGCATCCAGCAAGATATTGAAGCTAGAAAAGGAAAATCAGAGCCTTCAGAACATTATTCAGGAACTAAGAGAGGCCTCACTCATTCTGGAGGAGGGCAACCTTAAGGGGCAGGAGTTGGAGAAGGAAAATCAGCAGCTCAACAAAGTG ATTGAAAACTTGAATAAGCAAATTGAGAGGGAAAACCAGAGCAGCTCGGATCTGGAGAGTCTAAGTGAAGATCTTCTCAAAGAAAAAGACCTGCTTTCTCAAGCAGTAGAGAATATAAAATCTGAAAAGGAAAGACAG ATTAAAGAGTTGGAGCAGGAAAATAAGCACCTCAGTCAGACACTGGAAGCGGTTCGGCAAAGGTCTCAGGTTAGCACTGAAGCAAGAGTTAAAGATATTGAGATGGAAAACAAAATCCTTCATGAGACTATTAAAGACACAAGTAGCAAATTGAATGAGTTGGAATATGAAAAGAAACAGCTACAGAAAGCCTTTGATCAAGCCAAGGAACAAGTGGAGAAAGTGGACAAAATGGAGAATGAGGTACATAGACTAGAAAAACAGAATGAAATATTAACTAAGAAAGTGACCTCCATAACGATTGTAGAAGAAAAGATGCAAGCCCTAGAAAAAGAAAATGGGGTTTTAGAAGAGGAGAACATAGTGTTGAAGAAGTCTTTGGACACATTGCAGAATGTTACAATAAGGTTGGAAGTACTGGAAAATGAGAACAAGCAACTGGATGAAGAAAACTTTGAACTGAGGAGAGCAGTTGAAGCCATGAGGTTCTCCtgtacaaaaattacacaaattgaGAGAGAAAATAATGAGCTTCTAAAGGAAAAAGAGGAGCTGCAAAAGAACGTTGAGCTTTTGAAGGCCCTTGGGAAGAAGTCAGAGCGCCTGGAAGTCAGCTATCAGGGCCTAAGTgatgaaaactggaggctgcagcAAATGCTGGACAATGGAAATAAAAAGATTGATGATCTACAGAAAGAGTTGCAGGACACTGAGAAGGAGAATAAAGATCTTCAAAAAACCTTGGAGGAACTGAAGATTTGTAACAAGAGGCTGGAGAGAATGGAGGaagaaaacaaagcaaaagaCCAAGAAATGGCCCAGGTGGAGAAagataataaaacattacagaaAGAGTCAAAGAGGCTGTGGCAGCaggtggagctgaaggatgctatcCTGGATGACAACACTGTGAAGCTAGCAGATTTAGAGAAAGAAAAGCGCACACTAGAAAAGGAGGTATCCAAGCTGAGAGACTTATCGACTAAAACACGAGATCTAGAGAGGGAGAACAAGGATCTTCTACAACAAATGACTGTTGACAAAAGAACACTAGCTACATTAAGAGAG GATCTGGTCCTGGAAAAATTAAAAACCCAGCAAATGTCTAGTGAGTTGGAAAAGCTGAGCCTTGAATTGGAAAAAATTGGCCTAAATAAGGAATTGATGTTGCAAGATGAGAACAGCAATGCTGAAAA AAAATACAAACTATTGGAGAGCAAGATTGAATCAACACTAAAGTCAACACTAGCAGTGAAAGAAAACAAGATATTGGACTTGGAAATGAAGATAGAAGAGACAAGCAGTCTGAATCAGCAGCTGCAGAATGAACTAAATTCG ATTAAGAAAGATAATATAGCATCCAAGCAAAACCTCAAGGGAGCTGCTCAGAATTCCTATACACAGCTCAACAATAAACCAGAATGCAACAGCCAGATAAATGGGCAACGAGAGACCATTGTGGAACTGCTTAAGTTTAAGGACCGAACTATTGAGCTGGAAAGAAAT AATGCAGCCCTTCAAGCAGAGAAGCAGCTGTTCAGAGAGCAGCTTCATCATCTGGAATCTCAGAATCTTAACCTCAGCAATCAGATGGGGACTTTACAGAAACAGGTCACCTTTCTTCAGGAACACAACACTGCTCTGCAGACCCAGACAGCCAATCTACAG GTTGAGAATGCCACTGCCACATCTCAGGTTGCCTCTTTGAAGTCCCAGATCTCTCAGCTTCAAAACCAGCTTTCTGCTCGGGAAAGTGAGAATGAAATTCTCCAGCAGAAGAAAGAGCACTTAAGGGTTACACATGAATCACTGCTTCAGGACCATGAGCAACTGGGCTCCCTTCATGAACACCAGTCATCAGAGTATGAAGGGCTGATCAGCCAGCACAGTTCCTTGAAAAGCCAGTACAAGAGCCTGGAGCAGGCACATCACAGCCTGGAAGAAAG ctacacTACACTAATGAAGCACAAAGAAGAGCTGGAGAACTTAGATGCCATTTTAAAGAAAGAGCAGGAAGTTCTGCAACAGGAAAGGCGGAAGAACTTTGCTGCTATGGAAGAAAATCAGAAACTTAAGACAGATCTGGAAAG GTTGAATTTCCTGCACGGAGAACTGCAGACAGAATACAGCAGCCTTCACAAGCACACTAAGGAGGTAAAAACCTCCCTGAACAATGCTCAGATGGAGTTAAATCGCTGGCAGGCACGCTTTGATGAACTAAAAGAGCAGCATCAGACCATGGATATTTCCCTCACCAAACTTGATAACCACTGTGAG CTTCTCACCCGTCTGAAAAGCAATCTGGAGGAGGAAAACCATCATCTTCTGAGCCAAATTCAAATGCTCAGCCAGCAGAACCAGATGCTCCTGGAGCAGAGCATGGAGACCAAGGAGCAATACCATGAGGAACAAAAGCAATACAT AGATAAATTACATGACTTAAGAAGGCAAAAGGAGAAGCTGGAAGAAAAGATAATGGATCAATATAAATTTTATGATCCAACTCCAAAAAA GAAAAGCCACTGGTCAGGAGCCAAAGCATTTGCAAAGCTGATTAAACCAAAGAAGGAGCCCTCCAGGGAAAGTGTAAAATCTCCCACAGATGTTCATAGTCAGCCGATGGATAACGCAGAAATGGTGGCATCACCATCATCCATGAGACCGCTCCGGTTCCAGCAGGAAAATCTAGATAGTTCCTCACTTGGCTCTGATGAAAAAGGCAGCCCCAAGGTTTTGTCTAGTAAAG CTACTCGCATAAAGTTTCCATTTTTGAAAAGCAGAAGCCAAGACAAGGAGAAATCAGTGCAGAGTCAGCGCCGCCTCTCTAAGCGCCTGCGGTTCTGGTCATCTTTCGACATTCCATCCTCTCACAAAGACTCTGTCTCTCTCCCGGAAATCAGGGACTTCTAA